One genomic window of Trichomycterus rosablanca isolate fTriRos1 chromosome 1, fTriRos1.hap1, whole genome shotgun sequence includes the following:
- the LOC134309778 gene encoding troponin I, fast skeletal muscle-like, whose translation MSEKKLTSSRRYHLKSLLLSIAAGLLEAEAKQLVDDKEAYIHEHCPSLDLPGSTQELQEFCKKLHQSIEKVDEERYDTEAKVAKSDKEIDELKIKVIDLKGKFKKPVLKKVRMSADQMLQALLGSKHKVNLDLRANLKQVKKDVKEEPTDQVNDWRKNIEDKAGMDGRKKMFESEA comes from the exons ATGTCGGA GAAAAAGTTGACATCCAGCCGCAGGTATCACTTGAAG AGCCTGCTACTCTCCATTGCTGCTGGCTTACTGGAAGCTGAAGCCAAGCAGCTTGTGGATGACAAGGAGGCTTACATTCATGAGCACTGCCCATCCCTAGACCTTCCTGGATCTACACAGGAACTGCAG GAGTTCTGCAAGAAACTCCATCAGAGCATTGAAAAGGTTGATGAGGAAAGATATGACACAGAGGCCAAGGTGGCAAAGTCAGACAAGGAG ATTGATGAACTGAAGATTAAGGTGATTGACCTGAAGGGCAAGTTTAAGAAGCCTGTGCTTAAGAAAGTGCGCATGTCAGCTGATCAGATGCTTCAAGCTCTGCTGGGCTCCAAACACAAGGTGAACCTGGATCTGAGAGCCAACCTGAAGCAAGTCAAGAAGGATGTCAAAGAGGAG CCTACAGATCAAGTTAATGACTGGCGTAAGAACATTGAGGATAAGGCTGGTATGGACGGCAGGAAGAAGATGTTTGAATCCGAGGCTTAA
- the LOC134309772 gene encoding troponin I, fast skeletal muscle-like, producing the protein MSEKKMTSSRRHHLKSLMLGIAKDLLEKEAAQIIASKAAHMSQNCPDLSLPSSTQELQEFCKKLHHQVDSIDEERYDLEAKVGKADKEIEDLKIKVIDLKGKFKKPALRKVRMSADQMLQALLGSKHKVNMDLRANLKQVKKEVKEEEKETVGDWRKNIDEKAGMDGRKKMFEGEA; encoded by the exons ATGTCTGA AAAAAAGATGACTTCGAGCCGCAGGCATCATctcaag AGCTTGATGCTTGGCATAGCTAAGGATTTGCTAGAGAAGGAGGCTGCCCAGATTATAGCTAGCAAGGCTGCACACATGTCACAGAATTGCCCTGATCTTTCCTTACCCAGCTCAACACAGGAGCTTCAG GAATTTTGCAAAAAGCTGCATCACCAGGTCGACTCGATTGATGAGGAGAGATATGACTTGGAGGCCAAAGTTGGCAAGGCAGACAAAGAG atTGAAGATCTGAAGATTAAGGTGATTGACCTGAAGGGCAAGTTTAAGAAGCCAGCTCTGAGGAAAGTGCGCATGTCAGCCGATCAGATGCTTCAGGCTCTGCTGGGCTCCAAACACAAGGTGAACATGGATCTGAGAGCCAACCTAAAACAAGTCAAGAAGGAGGTCAAGGAAGAG GAGAAGGAAACTGTTGGTGACTGGCGTAAGAACATTGATGAGAAGGCTGGCATGGATGGCAGAAAGAAGATGTTTGAGGGCGAGGCCTAA